TAAATTAAAGTTATTTTTAAATTCAAAATTTAAATTTAATGGATCAGGTAAAAAAATAGTATAGTTGTTTATCTTGTCTAATCTATTTATATGGTTTATAAGTTCATAGGTATAGGTTCCTATACCAGTTCCCCGATACCACTTTGCTGCTCTGCCGTCAATTCCTATTTTCATAAAATATCTCCATACAAAGTACTACAATCTTATTATATTAAAGTATATATAAAAGTGTTCAAAAATCACATGAATCAAATTTATAAGCTTATCATTAAGAAAATATCTAGTGTACAAATAAATATTATGTTAAAAATTTAGCGTACAATTAAAGAAATTTTAATAATTATAAATGTACATAATGTAATAAAACATATTTTTCTCTTCTAAAATCATTTATAGGTACATATAAATTTAATGTATTGGAGGTGATGTGAAATGATGAGGGAATTTGAAATCGAGAGACAGTTCAATATTAAAATTGAATATATAAAACCCAATAAAGGTGTATATTTTGTGAAAACCAATAAGGGAAATAAGTGTCTCAAAAAAATAAATTATGGTATACAAAAATTATTGTTTGTTTATGCGGCAAAAGAACATCTTATAAATAGTGGTTTTAAGTATGTAGATAAATATTGCCTTAACACAGAGGGGAATCCCTATGCACTTGTTAACGAGGATATTTATACACTGTCAGAGTGGATAGAAGGGAGAGAATGTAGCTTTTATGATACAGAAGATTTAGTTAAAGCATCAAAGACTCTCGCAAGAATGCATGAAGGTTCGAAGGGATATGAGCCACCAGAAAATAGTAAGCTTAAAAGTGATTTAGGAAGATGGCCACATCTTATAGAAAAAAGAGTTAAGGCTTTGGATAAGATGCGGGATATGGCGAGAAAGAAAGGCAATAAAAAAGATTTTGATTTAAATTACATTAAAAATGTAGATTTCTTCAAAGAACAAGGCATAAAATCTATGAATGTACTTAAAAACTCTAAATATGAAGAGTTATGTGCTGTAGCGGAAGAGGAAAAAGGATTTTGCCATCATGATTATACCTATCATAATATTATAATAAATAATGAAGACAATGTGTACGTAATTGATTTTGATTATTGTAAAAGAGAATTGAGAGCATATGACATTTCAAATTTTATGATAAAAGTACTTAAAAGATCAAATTGGAGTATGAAGACTGCAGAACTTATTTTGGATTCTTACAATAGTATTTCTAAATTAGAAGAAGATGAATACGGGGTTATATATGCATTTTTAATATTTCCTCAGAGATTTTGGAGATTAGCTAATAGATATTATTATAATGAGGTAAATTGGGGACAAAATACTTTTAATAATAAAATGGAGGAACTTATTGAAGAAAGGGAAAATTACATTAAGTTCATCGAAGAGTTTAAAGAGGCATATAATCTCCAATAGTAAATGTAACAAGCAAAGTCTCACCTTCATAGTATATTATGTGTAAATACTGAGGGGTGAGATTTTTGGTTATTGGAGATTTTGTGGTAAGAAAATCTTATGGTGAAGATATAACCTTCAAAATTATAGATATAATAAATGATAAGGGAATAAAATATTATGTGCTAAAAGGAGTTAATTTAAGAATAATAGCTGATTCACCAGAACGAGATTTAAGGTTAGTTAAACCAAACAATGAAGGTAAAGTTGACAGTATATTTAATGAAAAGATAAATAATTCAATTAAAAATATAATGATAAAAAGATCAGATGCATTTAGAGCAGAGCAAAGTATTGTAGAAAATATAAAGACATATAAGAAAAAAAAAATGAGAATTTCAGGCAATAGTGAAACAGTAAATAACATGACCTTTGCTAGACCAGGAAAAGTACTTCATATAGATGGAGACTCAGAATATTTAGAAGTATGTCTTAAGGTGTATAAACAACTTTCAATAGATGCTGTAGGAAAGGTTATGCCAGAAAGAGAGCAGCCCAATAAAATAGTAGGTATTGTTAAAGATATTAAACCAGATATAGTGGTAATAACAGGACATGATAGTATGATCAAAGGTGCAAAGGATTATATGGATATAAATAATTATAGAAATTCAGCATATTTTATAAAATCAGTTTCCAATTTAAGAGACTATGAACCAAGCTATGATGATCTTGTTATTTTTGCTGGTGCATGTCAATCATGTTATGAAGGAATTCTAAATGCTGGTGCAAATTATGCTAGTTCTCCAGGAAGGGTTTTAATTCATTGTTTAGATCCTGTTTTTGTAAGTGAAAAGGTTGCATATACCAATGTTGGTCAAATAGTAAATATTAAGGATGTAGTTAAAGGAACCGTAACAGGAGTAAAAGGAATAGGAGGACTTCAAACGAGAGGAAAATGTAGGGAAGGATACCCTAGATCAACATATATTACTTAAAAAGCAATTAAGAGGGATTTAAAAGTCTCTCTTAATTTTATGTATATACGTTGTAATAAAGTTATTATATTGTAATTTGTAAAATATAACTGCTTAAAGGTTCGACTCTAGGATATTTTAAAAGTTATAAGGTATTATAACTTTCTAAGCTTATGTATAAATTTAAATTTGCCTTAAATTATAAAAGTATACATAAATAAAAATAGCATAAATATATTTAACAAAAAATTACTTGTAAAAAAAATAAATGATTTTTAATTAATATATTCTAAAAGGGCTTAATGGACAAGAAAACAAAAGCCTTAGCGCATAAAATTACTTAGGATATGCATGTTCATAAAAAATTAACCTTGACAATCTATATGTAATACTGGTAAAATAATAGTTTTGCTTGACAAAATTGCATTTTTGCTATATAATTGTTACTATTGAAAGAGGGTGTTATTTGTGATAAAGCAAAACGGTTTGGCCTCAATTAAAGCTAATATAGAAAACCATATTGGTGAAAAAGTTACACTTAAATCAAATGGTGGAAGAAAAAAAATAGTTGTTAACAATGGAGTTATAGAAAAGACTTATCCAAGTATTTTTGTAGTTAGATTGGAGAGCGACACCCAAAGGACTGTGACATATAGCTATTCAGATGTGTTAACTAAATCAGTGCAGATTGTTTTTGGTGCATGATTAAGAAGCGGTACTATTATTGTATCGCTTTTATTTATATTTTATTATTTATAATCTTTAATTATTCTTTTAAATGGTAATTAAAGATTTTTGTTATATAAAAAAAGAAAGATGGCTTTGAATCCATCTTTCAACTATGGTATAAAAGGGTATTGAGAATTTATGAGAGGTTATATGGTCAATAACCAATTTCTATGTTACTATATATATTAAAAAATGTCAAGTTTATTTTTTGTAATTATATAGATAAAATATAAGCATTTTTGCGAAATAAGTCTGAACGTGTCATATAAATATCAGTAATATTTTTTAATATTTGAGTGTGTGTATCAATTTTAATATAAAAAAATATTACTAAAACTATCATATTTTTAATAATTCTTTTATAGATTATAATATGCAGATAAATTGTATGTTTATATTTATATTATAATTTATAGGAGGGTGAATTATGGCAGCTGAATTGCTAATGGAAAGTATAGATTATGAAAAAGCAGTTGGGCAAAATATTGTTGATACTGTTGTTAAAGAGGAATATGTTATACCAGATACTAGACCAGATGTAAAGCAGATACTTATGGTGGATGCAAAGCCTAAAATTATAAATACAGAAATGATGAAAGATAAAATATATGTGGAAGGTCAAATGGAATTTAATGTAATATATTTAGGGACGGGAGATTTAAAAAATGATGTATATGGAGTGAATTATTCTTCCAAGTTCTCTAATTATATAGACATAGTTAATTGTGAACGTGATATGATTTGTAATGTAAAACCATATGTAGAACATATGAATTGCAATATTATAAATGAGAGAAAAATAAGCGTTGAAGGCATAGTGGAAATTTACGGGAGAGCAAGTAAACCATCTAAAATTGAAATGGTGAAGGATATAGTTGGTATTGGTGAAGTTCAATTTTTAAAAAATAATACTAAGATAGATAATATAGTTAGTAGAACGTCTATGGATTTGATTGCAAAATCTAATATACAAATTCCAGCAGATAAAGAACAAGCAGATGAGATACTAAGGTGTGATGTAAATATTCATAAAAAGAATATTAAAGTGTTAGATGGAAAAGTAGAGGCAAATGCGTATGCATTGGTTGAAATATTATATAAAGCTAAGGACTCAGGAGAAATAAATTATATTTCAGATGATGTTGAGATAACAGGAGAAGAAATAGTGGACGGAGCAGAGCCTACTATGGATAATGATTCTATTTTTAGGGTCGATGCTTATGAATTCAATGTAAAACAAGATGATCTAGGGGAGAGTAGAATAATATCTACAGAATCAATTGTAAAATGTGATGTTAAGGTAATTAATAGAATGGAAACTAATTCTATAGATGATGTCTATTCTCCGGAGACAGTTTTAGACGTTAAGAAAAAAAATTATAAAATAAATATAATTCAAGATCATAATTATTCAGAAACTATAGTTAAAGATAATATAGAACTACCAGAAGATGCACCAGCGCCAGCTGGTATAATTGCAGCTTATGGAAAGATAAGTATTACAGACAAAAAGGTGTTTGAGGATAAGGTTTCTATTGAGGGATTATTGAATGTATCTGTGCTTTATAGAACATCAGAAAAAGGTATATATGCAGTAAATGAGGATATCCCATTTACGAATTCTTCTGAAGTAGAAGGGTGTAAGATAAACATGATGTGTAATGTAAGATCTAATATAGAAAATATAGAGAGTACATTAGAAGCTAATACAATAGCTATAAAAGCTCTTATATCATTTGATGAAAAGGTAAGCTATGAAAAGGATAAGAACTTTATAGTTAATGTAGAACCATCAGAGGAAGGGGCGCCTGAAAAGAAAGCCAGTGTTACAATATACTGTGTTCAAACAGGAGATACGCTATGGAAGATAGCAAAAAATTATGCTACGACTGTTGAAAGCATAGAAAAAGCTAATAGCATAGAGGATGAAAGTCTTATATTGGCAGGTCAAAAGTTGATAATACCAGGAAGGGCAGTTATATAATTAATATAATGTATTATAGATTGAAGAATAAATAAGAATATATAAAAATGTCTCGAAATTCTTGAAAAAGTTTCGAGACATTTTTATATATTTTTTTCTTCTGTGATATAATAGAATTTATAATTGGAGGGGTTTAAATGAAAGTTAAAGCTTATGCTAAAGTAAATATTTCTCTTGATGTTATAGGCAATAGAGAAGATGGATACCATTTACTAGAAATGATAATGCAGAGTATTAATTTATATGATGTTTTAGATATAAAAGTTATTGATGAAGGAATAAGAATTACATCAAACAGAAGAAATATACCGATAAATCATAAGAATATAGCATATAGAGCAGCACAGCTTTTTATAGATACATACAAGATTGATAAAGGAGTAAGTATACATATAAATAAAAGAATACCAGTTGCAGCAGGGCTTGCGGGAGGTAGTGCTGATGGTGCTGCAGTGCTTAAAGCTATGAGACAACTTTTTAAAAATCAAATTACAGATAAAGAACTTATTGAATTAGGGGTGAAAATTGGAGCAGATGTTCCGTTTTGTATAGTTGGAGGTACAGCTTTCTGTGAAGGCATAGGGGAAAAAATAACTAAACTTCAAAGTTTAAAAGATAGACTAATTGTACTTGTAAAACCTAATTTTGGGGCATCTACAAAAATAGTTTATTCGGAATATGATAAATGTACCAATATTATTCATCCTGATAGTAGAAAAATAATAGAAGCTGTAAATAAAGGTGATTTTGATTTTGTTGTAAATAATATGGTTAATGTTTTGGAAAATGTTACAGCAGTTAAATATGATGAGATAAACCAGATTAAAGCTAAAGCGCTTGAGTTTGGAGCACAAGGTGCAATGATGAGCGGTAGTGGACCAACAGTTTTTGGCTTTTTTGATAGTAAAGAAAAGGCAGAAAGCTATTTCTATGAAATGAAAAAATATTATAAAAAGGTTTTTATAACAAGGACGGTTTAAGGTTATGGTTTATTTTTTGTGTAGCTTTTATAAAGAGGCCGAGGAAATAATTTTGTATTATAATTTAAAGAAAGAATTTTCTTATTCCAGTTTTCAAATTTTTTGTAATGAATATATTAAGTTAATAATTAGTGGAATAGGAAAGATAAATGCTGCTTGTGCAATTGGTTATATCGGCAGAGAAACAGTAAAGAATAGTGAAGATATAATTATAAATATTGGTATATGTGGGGGTAGGAGTAGAAACATAGGAGAAGGAATACTTGTAAATAAAATTATAGATGTTGATACTAAGAGGGAATTTTATCCTGATATGATTTTAAAACATGAGTTTGAAGAGGGAACTCTTCAAACTTTTACAACTCCTGTTGTAGATGGCAATGTTAAGGATATATGTGATATGGAAGGAAGCGCTTTTTTTGAATGTGCATCTAAGTTTTTCGAGAATCACCAAATTGCTATTATTAAGGTGGTATCTGACAAGGCCGATGGCTCAAAAGTTGAATTAAAATGTTTAGGTGAACTGATAAAAAAAAATATGTCTAA
The Clostridium felsineum DSM 794 DNA segment above includes these coding regions:
- a CDS encoding CotS family spore coat protein, producing MMREFEIERQFNIKIEYIKPNKGVYFVKTNKGNKCLKKINYGIQKLLFVYAAKEHLINSGFKYVDKYCLNTEGNPYALVNEDIYTLSEWIEGRECSFYDTEDLVKASKTLARMHEGSKGYEPPENSKLKSDLGRWPHLIEKRVKALDKMRDMARKKGNKKDFDLNYIKNVDFFKEQGIKSMNVLKNSKYEELCAVAEEEKGFCHHDYTYHNIIINNEDNVYVIDFDYCKRELRAYDISNFMIKVLKRSNWSMKTAELILDSYNSISKLEEDEYGVIYAFLIFPQRFWRLANRYYYNEVNWGQNTFNNKMEELIEERENYIKFIEEFKEAYNLQ
- the yabG gene encoding sporulation peptidase YabG — translated: MVIGDFVVRKSYGEDITFKIIDIINDKGIKYYVLKGVNLRIIADSPERDLRLVKPNNEGKVDSIFNEKINNSIKNIMIKRSDAFRAEQSIVENIKTYKKKKMRISGNSETVNNMTFARPGKVLHIDGDSEYLEVCLKVYKQLSIDAVGKVMPEREQPNKIVGIVKDIKPDIVVITGHDSMIKGAKDYMDINNYRNSAYFIKSVSNLRDYEPSYDDLVIFAGACQSCYEGILNAGANYASSPGRVLIHCLDPVFVSEKVAYTNVGQIVNIKDVVKGTVTGVKGIGGLQTRGKCREGYPRSTYIT
- a CDS encoding Veg family protein; its protein translation is MIKQNGLASIKANIENHIGEKVTLKSNGGRKKIVVNNGVIEKTYPSIFVVRLESDTQRTVTYSYSDVLTKSVQIVFGA
- a CDS encoding DUF3794 and LysM peptidoglycan-binding domain-containing protein; the encoded protein is MAAELLMESIDYEKAVGQNIVDTVVKEEYVIPDTRPDVKQILMVDAKPKIINTEMMKDKIYVEGQMEFNVIYLGTGDLKNDVYGVNYSSKFSNYIDIVNCERDMICNVKPYVEHMNCNIINERKISVEGIVEIYGRASKPSKIEMVKDIVGIGEVQFLKNNTKIDNIVSRTSMDLIAKSNIQIPADKEQADEILRCDVNIHKKNIKVLDGKVEANAYALVEILYKAKDSGEINYISDDVEITGEEIVDGAEPTMDNDSIFRVDAYEFNVKQDDLGESRIISTESIVKCDVKVINRMETNSIDDVYSPETVLDVKKKNYKINIIQDHNYSETIVKDNIELPEDAPAPAGIIAAYGKISITDKKVFEDKVSIEGLLNVSVLYRTSEKGIYAVNEDIPFTNSSEVEGCKINMMCNVRSNIENIESTLEANTIAIKALISFDEKVSYEKDKNFIVNVEPSEEGAPEKKASVTIYCVQTGDTLWKIAKNYATTVESIEKANSIEDESLILAGQKLIIPGRAVI
- the ispE gene encoding 4-(cytidine 5'-diphospho)-2-C-methyl-D-erythritol kinase, which encodes MKVKAYAKVNISLDVIGNREDGYHLLEMIMQSINLYDVLDIKVIDEGIRITSNRRNIPINHKNIAYRAAQLFIDTYKIDKGVSIHINKRIPVAAGLAGGSADGAAVLKAMRQLFKNQITDKELIELGVKIGADVPFCIVGGTAFCEGIGEKITKLQSLKDRLIVLVKPNFGASTKIVYSEYDKCTNIIHPDSRKIIEAVNKGDFDFVVNNMVNVLENVTAVKYDEINQIKAKALEFGAQGAMMSGSGPTVFGFFDSKEKAESYFYEMKKYYKKVFITRTV